From Micromonospora sp. NBC_01699, a single genomic window includes:
- a CDS encoding TlpA family protein disulfide reductase, whose protein sequence is MNALPFAVSLIGALCLLNLLLTFGVIRRLRQGTGSLPAPGNAMQGPPMATVGTIVRGTASDWDGETVVGFFTPGCGPCEQQLPAFIEYARTREQVLAVVFDPANESAKLVRELGQVARVVVEDVPDGAYQKVFQVKGYPGYCVVRDGTIVSVAGRAGDLDDQAARIAA, encoded by the coding sequence ATGAACGCTCTGCCATTCGCAGTTTCCCTGATCGGCGCACTGTGCCTACTCAACCTGCTACTGACCTTCGGAGTGATCCGGCGGCTGCGGCAGGGCACCGGGTCGCTTCCGGCGCCGGGCAACGCCATGCAGGGTCCCCCGATGGCCACGGTCGGCACCATCGTCCGGGGCACCGCATCCGACTGGGACGGTGAGACGGTGGTCGGCTTTTTCACCCCCGGCTGTGGCCCGTGCGAGCAGCAGCTTCCCGCGTTCATCGAGTACGCCCGCACACGAGAGCAGGTACTGGCCGTGGTCTTCGATCCGGCCAACGAATCCGCCAAGCTGGTTCGTGAGTTGGGGCAGGTCGCCCGGGTGGTCGTCGAGGATGTCCCCGATGGTGCCTATCAGAAGGTCTTCCAGGTCAAGGGCTACCCCGGCTACTGCGTCGTGCGCGACGGCACCATCGTCTCGGTCGCGGGCCGCGCTGGGGACCTCGATGACCAGGCGGCGCGGATCGCAGCATGA
- a CDS encoding NB-ARC domain-containing protein — protein MRLPDPGQAGTLDDLVAALRLLKAWSHDTSYAVITRIVNDRWRRAGRPLSELTRKSTVAGYFAFGRSRLDEELLVAIVLALRTDDEYAERWRHALRAIRAQVTASASAFIDARCDLPSAPEGFIGRHAELRRLANLSGAGGTVLIQGMPGVGKTWLAMHAAHRLLSSSADEFIQLVADLRGFAAEAPPACPSAVLGRFLRHLGLRREQIPRDLAARAEVYRALLRDVRVLVVLDNAADEKTVAPLIPDSPHQNVVITSRVRLTGLRDAAHIHLTALDPAESLDLLRCVVGGTRIDAETAAAGRIAARVGQHPLALSIVGRHLRQHPDWSVGDYARPVTLALAGGVRSALAVSCRGLPAGTRRVLRLLALHPAQDVGYHAVAALLDTDLTTTRGHLRVLVDAHLVRQPSAGRYVLHELVRGYAVELLGLEERASQVRAAMTRLFDYYRRTAAVAVSRLGRDGEEGHPSRRQANLPRVPDAADDPWRWMADEHANLLLMTALAADRGRPGLARDLATALWRYQCAIGAVRPRPRSSEVAHHPARAAHSGLEEFLREEDVPEETA, from the coding sequence GTGCGTTTGCCTGATCCTGGGCAGGCGGGCACCCTGGATGACCTGGTCGCCGCTCTGCGACTGCTCAAGGCCTGGTCGCACGACACGTCGTACGCAGTGATCACTCGTATCGTGAACGATCGCTGGCGGAGGGCGGGCAGGCCCCTCAGCGAGCTGACGAGGAAGAGCACGGTTGCCGGCTATTTCGCGTTCGGGCGCAGCCGGTTGGACGAGGAACTGTTGGTCGCGATCGTTCTGGCGCTGCGCACCGATGATGAGTACGCCGAACGCTGGCGGCACGCGCTCCGCGCGATCCGTGCTCAGGTGACGGCGTCGGCGTCGGCGTTCATCGACGCTCGATGCGACCTGCCCTCCGCCCCGGAGGGTTTCATCGGGCGTCACGCCGAACTGCGGCGTCTCGCCAATCTGAGCGGCGCTGGCGGTACGGTCCTGATCCAGGGCATGCCGGGTGTCGGCAAGACCTGGTTGGCCATGCACGCGGCGCATCGTCTGCTGAGCAGTAGTGCCGATGAGTTCATTCAATTGGTGGCTGACCTGCGGGGGTTTGCCGCCGAAGCACCTCCGGCCTGCCCGTCGGCTGTGCTGGGCAGGTTCCTGCGACATCTCGGCCTGCGGCGCGAACAGATCCCGCGCGACCTTGCCGCTCGGGCCGAGGTCTACCGGGCGCTGCTCCGCGACGTCCGCGTCCTGGTTGTCCTCGACAACGCCGCCGACGAGAAGACCGTCGCGCCACTGATACCAGACAGCCCGCACCAGAACGTCGTGATCACAAGTCGGGTCCGGCTGACCGGCCTTCGCGATGCCGCCCACATTCACCTGACCGCACTCGATCCCGCCGAATCCCTCGACCTGCTGCGCTGTGTCGTTGGCGGCACGCGGATCGACGCCGAGACAGCCGCTGCGGGGCGGATCGCCGCTCGGGTCGGGCAGCATCCCCTGGCGTTGTCGATCGTCGGCAGGCACCTGCGGCAGCACCCGGACTGGTCGGTGGGCGACTACGCCCGGCCGGTCACGCTGGCGCTAGCGGGCGGCGTCCGCTCGGCCCTCGCGGTGTCCTGCCGTGGCCTGCCAGCCGGGACCCGACGCGTGCTGCGCCTGCTGGCCCTGCATCCAGCTCAGGACGTCGGCTACCACGCGGTCGCTGCCCTCCTGGACACGGACCTCACGACCACCCGCGGGCACCTGCGCGTACTGGTGGACGCGCACCTGGTACGGCAGCCGAGCGCTGGCCGGTACGTCCTTCACGAACTGGTACGGGGCTATGCCGTGGAACTCCTCGGGCTGGAGGAACGCGCCAGCCAAGTCCGGGCGGCGATGACCAGGTTGTTCGACTACTACCGCCGGACCGCCGCCGTTGCGGTGTCCCGTCTCGGCCGCGACGGCGAGGAGGGACACCCGTCACGGCGCCAGGCCAACCTGCCTCGGGTGCCAGACGCTGCCGACGACCCATGGCGCTGGATGGCAGATGAGCACGCCAACCTGCTGCTCATGACGGCCCTTGCCGCCGACCGCGGCCGGCCGGGACTCGCCCGTGATCTGGCCACCGCCCTGTGGCGGTACCAGTGCGCGATAGGTGCCGTCCGCCCGCGTCCGAGATCGTCCGAGGTGGCTCACCACCCCGCAAGGGCTGCCCACAGTGGGCTGGAGGAGTTTTTACGAGAAGAAGATGTCCCCGAGGAGACGGCATGA